The following are from one region of the Bradyrhizobium sediminis genome:
- a CDS encoding ABC transporter permease: MILRYWYLLLSSWPRLLELIYWPALQIITWGFLQNYISQNAGFFAQAGGTLIGAVILWDILFRGQLGFSISFLEEMWARNLGNLMMSPLKPIEFLIALMVMSLIRLAIGVIPMTLLAMFFFDFNLYGFGLPLIAFFCNLIFTSWSLGIFVSGLVLRNGLGAESIVWTLMFGVMPLACVYYPVTVLPHWLQYVAWSLPPTYVFEGMRALLIDKVLRTDLMLSALAINAMLLIASFAIFLALLKSARRHGSLLQGGE; the protein is encoded by the coding sequence ATGATCCTGCGCTACTGGTACCTGTTGCTGTCGTCGTGGCCGCGGCTGTTGGAACTGATCTATTGGCCGGCGCTGCAGATCATCACCTGGGGCTTCCTGCAGAATTACATCTCGCAGAATGCCGGGTTTTTCGCGCAGGCCGGCGGCACCCTGATCGGCGCGGTGATCCTGTGGGACATCCTGTTCCGCGGGCAGCTCGGCTTTTCGATCTCCTTTCTCGAGGAGATGTGGGCGCGCAATCTCGGCAACCTGATGATGAGCCCGTTGAAGCCGATCGAGTTTCTGATCGCGCTGATGGTCATGAGCCTGATCCGGCTCGCGATCGGCGTCATTCCAATGACGCTGCTGGCGATGTTCTTCTTCGACTTCAATCTGTACGGCTTCGGGCTGCCGCTGATCGCCTTCTTCTGCAATCTGATATTCACCAGCTGGTCGCTCGGGATTTTCGTCTCGGGGCTGGTGCTGCGCAACGGCCTGGGCGCCGAGAGCATCGTCTGGACGCTGATGTTCGGGGTGATGCCGCTCGCCTGCGTTTACTATCCCGTGACGGTGCTGCCGCATTGGCTGCAATATGTCGCCTGGTCGCTGCCGCCGACCTATGTATTCGAGGGGATGCGGGCGCTGTTGATCGACAAGGTGCTCCGGACCGACCTGATGCTGTCGGCGCTGGCGATCAACGCTATGCTCCTGATTGCGTCATTTGCGATCTTTCTTGCCCTTTTGAAGAGCGCCAGGCGCCACGGCTCGCTGCTCCAGGGCGGCGAATGA
- a CDS encoding ISNCY family transposase gives MRFSSLLDRTEAKELTQEAASELLGINVRTFQRWAERFEAEGDDGLVDRRMGRRSPRRAPEEELERMLGLFRDKYADFTVKHFHEQLQKRHGYVLGYTVTKLALHAAGLVQKAPKRSAHRKKRPRRPLRGMLLHQDGSRHVWIEGLPAMDLIVTMDDATSEIYSMLLVEEEGTASTFRALGEVIGERGLFCALYTDRGSHYFYTPKAGAKVSKTQQTQVGRALSHLGIEHIAAYSPQARGRSERVFGTLQGRLPKDLRLAGIRTVEAANAWLKAHYIAEHNAAFAIVAEQQGTAFVADRHEAWREALCVIEERTVANDNTIAWSGRRLQLPESRLRPHFVKAVVRVHGYPDGTVGVFLGPHRLARFAADGQQISPDAPQPGSVLGAVKDKPLRARKCASLTAPARAAVEIARVGAEKRASSQTKKPTRGANLPPISMA, from the coding sequence ATGCGGTTTTCGAGTTTGCTGGATCGGACTGAGGCGAAGGAGCTGACGCAGGAGGCGGCGTCTGAGCTTCTGGGGATCAACGTGCGGACGTTCCAACGTTGGGCGGAACGCTTTGAGGCGGAGGGCGATGACGGGCTGGTCGACCGGCGCATGGGCCGGCGATCACCGAGGCGTGCGCCGGAGGAAGAGCTGGAGCGGATGCTGGGGCTGTTCCGGGACAAGTACGCCGATTTCACGGTGAAGCACTTCCACGAGCAGCTGCAAAAGCGACATGGCTATGTGCTGGGCTACACGGTGACGAAGCTGGCCTTGCATGCTGCGGGCTTGGTGCAGAAGGCGCCGAAGCGTTCGGCGCACCGCAAGAAGCGTCCGCGCCGGCCGCTTCGGGGCATGCTGCTTCACCAGGACGGGTCGCGCCACGTCTGGATCGAAGGTCTGCCGGCGATGGACCTGATCGTCACGATGGACGATGCGACGAGCGAGATCTACTCGATGCTGCTGGTCGAGGAAGAAGGGACGGCGTCGACGTTCCGGGCCTTGGGCGAGGTGATTGGCGAGCGTGGTCTGTTCTGCGCGCTCTACACCGATCGCGGCAGCCATTACTTCTACACCCCGAAGGCCGGCGCGAAGGTCTCGAAGACGCAACAAACCCAGGTGGGACGGGCTTTATCGCATCTTGGGATCGAGCATATCGCGGCCTATTCGCCGCAGGCGCGCGGGCGTTCAGAGCGGGTGTTCGGCACGCTGCAGGGCCGGCTGCCGAAGGATCTGCGGCTCGCCGGGATCAGGACGGTCGAGGCCGCCAATGCGTGGTTGAAGGCGCATTACATCGCCGAGCATAATGCGGCGTTTGCGATCGTGGCCGAACAGCAAGGCACGGCGTTCGTAGCCGACCGGCACGAGGCCTGGCGCGAAGCGCTGTGCGTGATCGAAGAGCGAACCGTCGCCAACGACAACACGATCGCATGGAGCGGCCGGCGGCTGCAGTTGCCGGAGAGCCGGCTCAGGCCCCACTTCGTCAAGGCCGTGGTGCGGGTTCACGGGTATCCCGATGGCACCGTGGGCGTGTTCCTTGGCCCGCACCGATTGGCGAGGTTTGCCGCCGATGGACAGCAGATCAGCCCCGACGCGCCTCAGCCTGGCAGCGTGCTCGGAGCCGTCAAGGACAAGCCCTTACGGGCGCGCAAGTGCGCGTCCTTGACCGCTCCTGCGCGCGCCGCCGTCGAGATAGCGCGGGTCGGGGCGGAGAAACGGGCTTCAAGTCAAACAAAGAAACCAACCCGAGGGGCTAACCTGCCACCAATATCCATGGCATGA
- the lpxD gene encoding UDP-3-O-(3-hydroxymyristoyl)glucosamine N-acyltransferase encodes MTGAEPCEGADLSRRLTGIAPIDQAGAGDLSFVSEAKFAAALKSTRAGAVLTTERFAKHAPDGVTVLRLRKPYDAFVAIARKIYSIALRPTSTFGTVGVSPGAMVHPSAQLADNVTVDPFAVIGPSARIGAGTLIGAHAVIGPGVRIGNDCAIGANCSVTHAHVGDRVIIHPGCDIGQDGFGYLLNPAGHTKVPQIGSVVIHDDVEIGSGTRIDRGGIRDTVIGEGTKIDNLCQIGHNCIVGRHCVIVAQSGLSGSVTLEDFVVLGPRTGIIPHTTVGKGAITAARSTVYGNVPAGEFWGGFPAKPKKQWLREVVALEQLAVRARRKSADRPDET; translated from the coding sequence ATGACCGGGGCCGAGCCGTGTGAGGGAGCCGACCTTTCGCGCCGGCTGACCGGCATCGCGCCGATCGATCAGGCAGGCGCCGGTGACCTGAGCTTCGTTTCCGAAGCCAAATTCGCCGCTGCGCTGAAGTCGACACGGGCCGGAGCCGTGCTGACGACCGAGCGCTTCGCAAAGCACGCCCCCGATGGCGTTACGGTGTTGCGCCTACGCAAGCCGTATGACGCCTTTGTCGCGATCGCACGCAAGATCTACAGCATCGCGCTGCGCCCGACTTCGACATTCGGCACCGTTGGCGTCTCGCCGGGCGCGATGGTGCATCCGTCGGCGCAGCTGGCGGACAACGTCACGGTCGATCCGTTCGCGGTGATCGGGCCGTCCGCCAGGATCGGAGCCGGCACCTTGATCGGCGCCCACGCCGTGATCGGCCCGGGCGTCCGGATCGGCAATGATTGCGCAATCGGGGCCAACTGCTCGGTCACCCATGCCCATGTCGGCGACCGCGTCATCATCCATCCCGGATGCGATATCGGTCAGGACGGCTTCGGCTACTTGCTGAATCCCGCGGGACATACCAAGGTTCCGCAGATCGGCAGCGTCGTCATTCATGACGACGTCGAGATCGGCTCGGGAACGCGGATCGACCGCGGCGGAATTCGCGACACCGTGATCGGCGAGGGGACCAAGATCGATAACCTTTGCCAGATCGGGCACAACTGCATCGTCGGCCGCCACTGCGTCATCGTCGCCCAGTCCGGCCTCAGCGGCAGCGTGACGCTGGAGGATTTCGTGGTGCTCGGGCCGCGCACCGGCATCATCCCGCACACCACGGTCGGCAAGGGAGCGATAACGGCGGCAAGGTCCACGGTGTACGGAAACGTGCCGGCGGGCGAATTCTGGGGCGGCTTTCCGGCCAAGCCGAAAAAACAATGGCTGCGCGAAGTGGTCGCCCTCGAGCAGCTCGCGGTGCGCGCACGCAGGAAATCCGCGGACCGCCCGGACGAGACCTGA
- a CDS encoding ActS/PrrB/RegB family redox-sensitive histidine kinase, translating into MTDVAASDFRHPRRHVRLDTILRLRWLAALGQLAAIFVVAQGLEFDVPVIPCLAIVALSAALNLVLQVTFNPMQRLEPVYAAALLALNIVELAGLLFLTGGLQNPFSFLFLAPVLISATALPIRLTMALGVLAMACASALVFFHLPLPWEGDEPLVLPPIYLFGVWLSILLAIGVTSLYAFQVTEDTRKLSDALAATELVLTREQHLTQLDGLAAAAAHELGTPLSTIFLISRELEKTVTGNGQLASDLKTLREQAQRCRDILAKITQLSATGAPFDRMPLSTLIEEVVAPHRDFGVAIKVRIAVAGTREPVGSRNPAILYGVGNILENAVDFARKTVEVNAWWNNETVEIVISDDGPGIAPDMLKRIGEPYLSRRRGADESEHHGLGLGVFIARTLLERTGAKVSFTNRTFPDHGAVVQIAWPRSRFEEKETAAEPAA; encoded by the coding sequence ATGACCGACGTTGCAGCCTCCGATTTCCGCCATCCGCGCCGCCATGTCCGTCTGGATACCATCCTCCGGCTGCGCTGGCTTGCCGCGCTCGGCCAGCTCGCCGCCATTTTCGTCGTGGCGCAGGGGCTCGAATTCGACGTCCCGGTGATTCCCTGCCTCGCCATCGTCGCCCTGTCCGCCGCGCTCAACCTGGTGCTGCAGGTTACCTTCAACCCGATGCAGCGGCTGGAACCGGTCTATGCGGCGGCGCTGCTGGCATTGAACATCGTGGAACTGGCGGGATTGCTGTTTCTGACCGGCGGCCTGCAAAACCCGTTCTCATTTCTGTTTCTGGCGCCGGTCCTGATCTCGGCCACCGCGCTGCCGATCCGGCTGACCATGGCGCTCGGCGTGCTGGCGATGGCCTGCGCCTCCGCGCTGGTGTTCTTCCATCTGCCGCTGCCGTGGGAGGGCGACGAACCGCTGGTGCTGCCGCCGATCTACCTGTTCGGCGTCTGGCTCTCGATCCTGCTCGCGATCGGCGTCACCAGCCTTTATGCGTTCCAGGTCACCGAGGATACCCGCAAGCTTTCCGATGCGCTGGCCGCCACCGAACTGGTGCTGACCCGCGAGCAACACCTCACCCAGCTCGACGGCCTCGCCGCCGCGGCCGCGCACGAACTCGGCACGCCACTGTCGACCATCTTCCTGATCTCGCGCGAGCTGGAAAAAACCGTAACCGGCAACGGCCAGCTCGCCTCCGACCTCAAAACCCTGCGCGAACAGGCACAGCGCTGCCGCGACATCCTGGCCAAGATCACGCAACTGTCCGCGACCGGCGCGCCGTTCGACCGCATGCCGCTGTCGACGCTGATCGAGGAGGTGGTGGCGCCGCACCGCGATTTCGGCGTCGCGATCAAGGTGCGAATTGCGGTGGCGGGCACCCGCGAGCCGGTGGGCAGCCGCAATCCGGCGATCCTTTACGGCGTCGGCAACATCCTGGAAAACGCCGTCGATTTCGCCCGCAAGACCGTGGAAGTGAACGCATGGTGGAATAACGAGACCGTCGAGATCGTGATTTCGGACGACGGCCCGGGGATCGCACCCGACATGCTGAAGCGGATCGGCGAGCCCTATCTGTCGCGGCGGCGCGGCGCGGACGAGAGCGAGCACCACGGCCTCGGTCTCGGGGTTTTCATCGCCCGTACGCTGCTGGAGCGCACCGGCGCCAAGGTCTCCTTCACCAACAGGACGTTTCCCGATCACGGCGCCGTGGTCCAGATCGCCTGGCCGCGCAGCCGGTTCGAGGAAAAGGAAACCGCCGCCGAACCAGCGGCTTAG
- a CDS encoding MBL fold metallo-hydrolase, with the protein MTQQAQTKAKAGAIIVPVTLFEQNCTLIWCEATRKAAVIDPGGDVDKIQAAIEQSNVTVEKIWLTHGHIDHVGGAADLRDALGVEIVGPHIADKFLLDNVVTSGARFGMTGVRDFAPDRWLDEGDRVSIGELSFDILHCPGHSPGSVVYFSKEMRFAIVGDVLFNGSVGRSDIPGGNHATLIKSITGKLLPLGDDVGFICGHGPGSSIGQERMTNPFLTGEM; encoded by the coding sequence ATGACCCAGCAAGCACAGACCAAGGCCAAGGCCGGCGCCATCATCGTCCCGGTGACGCTGTTCGAGCAGAACTGCACGCTGATCTGGTGCGAGGCCACCAGAAAAGCTGCCGTGATCGACCCCGGCGGCGATGTCGATAAAATTCAGGCCGCGATCGAGCAATCGAATGTGACGGTCGAAAAAATCTGGCTGACTCACGGCCATATCGACCATGTCGGCGGCGCCGCCGACCTGCGCGACGCGCTGGGGGTCGAGATCGTCGGGCCGCACATCGCCGACAAGTTCCTGCTCGACAACGTCGTCACCAGCGGCGCACGTTTCGGCATGACCGGCGTGCGCGATTTCGCGCCGGACCGCTGGCTCGATGAAGGCGACCGGGTTTCGATCGGCGAATTGAGCTTCGACATCCTGCATTGCCCGGGCCATTCGCCCGGCAGCGTGGTGTATTTCAGCAAGGAGATGCGCTTTGCGATCGTCGGCGACGTGCTGTTCAACGGCTCGGTCGGGCGCAGCGACATTCCCGGCGGCAACCACGCCACGCTGATCAAGTCGATCACCGGCAAGTTGCTGCCGCTCGGCGACGATGTCGGCTTCATCTGCGGCCATGGCCCGGGCTCGAGCATCGGCCAGGAGCGGATGACCAATCCGTTTCTTACCGGCGAAATGTGA
- a CDS encoding vWA domain-containing protein translates to MKPVITLPALAFAFALAALPLSAGLSSAVAKPTVEVAFVLDTTGSMGGLIEGAKRKIWSIATAIVDSNPDADIRMGLVAYRDIGDDYVTRKFDLTTDIQDLYANLLELKARGGGDWAESVNEALDVAVNKLQWTTSGDTRRIVFLVGDAPPHMDYAQDTKYPTTLSVAKQKDIIVNAVLAGTARDTERVWRDIAQSGNGRFIPIPQDGGQVVIIETPYDDDIIILQKEINGTVIPYGPRALQKRTEDKTRQLSQVAAAAPAQASEMASYLNKRAKASSEAVTGDGDLVSDVSAGRTSFSAIKDDDLPANLRALKPEQRMDELNKQMSQRKALNEKLAALVAKRDRFVAEQRDKAPPKASSFDRVVEDTLRAQIKR, encoded by the coding sequence ATGAAGCCAGTCATCACCCTGCCCGCGCTCGCATTCGCGTTCGCGCTGGCTGCCCTGCCGCTGTCGGCCGGCCTGTCGAGCGCGGTTGCAAAGCCCACCGTGGAAGTCGCCTTCGTGCTCGACACCACGGGTTCGATGGGCGGCCTGATCGAAGGCGCCAAGCGCAAGATTTGGTCGATTGCGACCGCGATCGTCGATAGCAATCCCGACGCCGACATCCGCATGGGCCTCGTCGCCTATCGCGACATCGGCGACGATTACGTCACCAGGAAATTCGACCTCACCACCGACATCCAGGATCTCTACGCCAACCTGCTGGAGCTGAAGGCGCGCGGCGGCGGCGACTGGGCCGAGAGCGTCAACGAGGCGCTCGACGTCGCCGTCAACAAGCTGCAATGGACGACCAGCGGCGACACCAGGCGGATCGTGTTCCTGGTCGGCGACGCCCCGCCGCACATGGATTACGCCCAGGACACCAAATATCCGACCACGCTGTCGGTGGCGAAACAGAAGGACATCATCGTCAACGCGGTGCTCGCCGGCACCGCGCGCGACACCGAGCGGGTGTGGCGCGACATCGCCCAGAGCGGCAACGGCCGCTTCATTCCGATCCCGCAGGACGGCGGACAGGTGGTGATCATCGAGACGCCCTACGACGACGACATCATCATCCTGCAGAAGGAAATCAACGGCACCGTGATCCCCTACGGTCCGCGCGCCCTGCAGAAGCGCACCGAGGACAAGACCAGGCAGCTATCGCAGGTGGCGGCCGCGGCGCCGGCGCAGGCGAGCGAGATGGCGAGCTATCTCAACAAGCGCGCCAAGGCATCGTCGGAAGCGGTCACCGGCGACGGCGATCTGGTCAGCGACGTCAGCGCCGGCCGCACCAGCTTCTCCGCGATCAAGGACGATGATCTGCCGGCCAACCTGCGCGCGCTGAAGCCGGAGCAGCGCATGGACGAACTCAACAAGCAGATGAGCCAGCGCAAGGCGCTGAACGAAAAACTCGCAGCCCTGGTCGCCAAGCGCGACCGCTTCGTCGCGGAGCAGCGCGACAAGGCGCCGCCGAAGGCATCATCCTTCGACCGCGTCGTCGAGGACACGCTGAGGGCGCAGATCAAGCGGTGA
- a CDS encoding M48 family metallopeptidase produces the protein MICFCAERFHWRRIWQNPGELLIPGLADMATRALLYRRPAEPSRLLVKHGSQIYSVRLRRHRRARRYTLRIHPSDREAILTMPPRGTIADAKDFAQRHGGWIAARLGRLPKAAPFLPGTVVPLRGVAHKIVHRAGVRGTVWTETRESGERILCVAGGAEHIERRVHDYLKREVRNDLHKASLVYAEAYGVKVKRLSIRDQSSRWGSCTSAGSLSFSWRLILAPPYVLDYLAAHEVAHLVEMNHSARFWRVVARECAHVERAKSWLDTYGNDLHRYGIQD, from the coding sequence ATGATTTGTTTTTGCGCCGAGCGATTTCACTGGCGGCGGATATGGCAGAATCCGGGCGAACTCCTGATCCCCGGACTTGCAGACATGGCCACTCGCGCCCTCCTTTATCGGCGGCCCGCCGAACCTTCTCGACTTCTGGTCAAGCACGGCTCGCAGATCTACTCGGTCAGGCTGCGCCGGCACCGCCGCGCGCGGCGTTACACCTTGCGCATCCATCCGAGCGACCGTGAAGCGATCCTCACCATGCCGCCGCGCGGCACCATCGCCGACGCCAAGGACTTCGCCCAGCGTCATGGCGGCTGGATCGCCGCGCGCCTCGGCCGGTTGCCGAAGGCCGCACCCTTTCTTCCGGGAACCGTGGTGCCGCTGCGGGGCGTCGCGCACAAGATCGTGCATCGCGCCGGCGTGCGCGGCACGGTGTGGACGGAAACCCGCGAAAGCGGCGAGCGGATTCTCTGCGTCGCCGGCGGCGCCGAGCATATCGAGCGGCGGGTCCACGATTACCTGAAGCGCGAAGTGCGCAACGATCTGCACAAGGCGTCGCTGGTCTACGCCGAGGCCTATGGCGTGAAGGTGAAGCGGCTGTCGATCCGCGATCAGTCGAGCCGCTGGGGTTCGTGCACCTCGGCCGGCTCATTGTCGTTCTCGTGGCGGCTGATCCTGGCGCCGCCCTACGTGCTCGATTATCTCGCCGCCCACGAGGTGGCGCATCTCGTCGAGATGAATCACTCGGCGCGGTTCTGGCGGGTGGTCGCCCGGGAATGCGCCCATGTCGAGCGCGCCAAGAGCTGGCTCGACACCTACGGCAACGACCTGCATCGCTACGGGATACAGGACTAG
- a CDS encoding MmcB family DNA repair protein produces the protein MESPARQISLVPPPDRRQSETALAIARGTARLLRSLGFACISELPLPSGRRADLVALNERGEIWIVEIKSSVEDLRADQKWQDYRAHCDRLFFAFTKDLPYEIFPGDTGLIVADAYGAHLYCEAPEHRLPAPTRKQMTVRFALAAAQRINRLVDPQGHGEF, from the coding sequence ATGGAATCGCCCGCCCGCCAGATCAGCCTCGTGCCCCCGCCGGACCGCCGCCAGTCGGAGACGGCGCTGGCGATCGCGCGCGGCACCGCGCGGCTGTTGCGGTCGCTGGGATTTGCCTGCATCAGCGAATTGCCGCTGCCGTCGGGACGGCGCGCCGATCTGGTGGCGCTGAACGAGCGTGGCGAAATCTGGATCGTCGAGATCAAATCGTCGGTGGAGGATCTGCGCGCCGACCAGAAATGGCAGGACTACCGGGCGCATTGCGACCGGCTGTTCTTCGCCTTCACGAAGGATCTGCCGTACGAGATTTTCCCCGGCGATACCGGCCTGATCGTCGCCGACGCCTATGGCGCCCATCTCTATTGCGAGGCGCCGGAGCACCGGTTGCCGGCGCCGACCCGCAAGCAGATGACGGTGCGGTTCGCGCTTGCCGCTGCGCAACGGATCAACCGGCTGGTCGATCCGCAGGGGCATGGGGAGTTCTGA
- a CDS encoding ABC transporter ATP-binding protein produces the protein MIVEDAALPGLPATDPAGSAAIDVAHLVKLYKTTRAIDDVSFRIRPGSITGLLGGNGAGKTTTIAMIMGLVLPTSGRIQVLGASMPDQSAEVLGRMNFESPYVDMPMRLTVRQNLTIFGRLYAVENLRQRIEKLAADLDLSDFLDRANGKLSAGQKTRVALAKALINQPELLLLDEPTASLDPDTADWIRRHLETYRKAHGATILLASHNMLEVERLCDRVIIMKRGRIEDDDSPDKIMARYNRTTLEEVFLDVARGRVQEGTP, from the coding sequence ATGATCGTTGAAGACGCAGCATTGCCCGGCTTGCCCGCGACCGATCCGGCAGGATCGGCTGCGATCGACGTCGCGCACCTGGTCAAGCTCTACAAGACCACCCGCGCCATCGACGACGTATCGTTCCGGATCCGGCCCGGCAGCATCACCGGGCTGCTCGGGGGCAACGGCGCCGGGAAGACCACGACGATTGCCATGATCATGGGGCTGGTGCTGCCGACCTCGGGGCGCATCCAGGTGCTAGGCGCTTCGATGCCCGACCAGAGCGCCGAGGTGCTCGGCCGGATGAACTTCGAGAGCCCCTATGTCGACATGCCGATGCGGCTCACGGTGCGGCAGAATCTCACGATCTTCGGCCGCCTCTATGCCGTCGAGAATTTGCGCCAGCGCATCGAAAAGCTGGCAGCCGACCTCGACCTTTCCGACTTCCTCGACCGTGCCAACGGCAAGCTCTCCGCCGGGCAGAAGACGCGCGTGGCGCTGGCCAAGGCGCTGATCAACCAGCCGGAGCTGTTGCTGCTGGACGAGCCGACGGCCTCGCTCGATCCCGATACCGCCGACTGGATCCGGCGGCATCTCGAGACCTACCGCAAGGCCCATGGCGCAACCATCCTGCTGGCGTCGCATAACATGCTGGAGGTGGAGCGATTGTGCGACCGCGTCATCATCATGAAGCGCGGCCGCATCGAGGACGACGACAGTCCCGACAAGATCATGGCCCGCTATAACCGGACGACGCTGGAAGAGGTGTTCCTCGACGTCGCACGCGGCCGCGTTCAGGAGGGCACGCCGTGA
- a CDS encoding polyhydroxyalkanoate depolymerase translates to MPIGEFGGAPPLVAEGSPALTTPMYWMYEMAHASLNPARAVTDATKILFQNPLNPWSHTEFGKSIAAGCEVFERTTRRYGKPEWGLDDTEVNGIRTPIEIRSIWEKPFCRLLHFDRKLTRPLRSSQPRVLIVAPMSGHYATLLRGTVEAFLPTHEVYITDWADARMVPLTEGRFDLDDYVDYVIEMLHLLGGNMHVIAVCQPSVPVVAAVSVMEAERDPFVPLSMTLMGGPIDTRRNPTAVNNLAQERGIGWFRAHVITKVPFPHPGVMRDVYPGFLQLNGFISMNFDRHMDAHKNLFKDLVKGDGDMADKHRDFYDEYLAVMDLTAEYYLQTVDTVFVKHALPKGEMTHRGKLVDPSKVTRVALMTVEGENDDISGLGQTEATHALCSSIPDHRRVHYVQKGVGHYGVFNGSRFKSEIVPRISDFMTSAANVKPKLAFAAE, encoded by the coding sequence ATGCCGATTGGTGAGTTTGGCGGCGCACCGCCACTGGTGGCTGAAGGCAGTCCGGCGCTGACAACGCCGATGTACTGGATGTACGAAATGGCGCACGCGTCGCTGAATCCGGCGCGCGCCGTGACCGACGCCACGAAAATTCTGTTCCAGAATCCGCTCAATCCGTGGTCGCACACCGAGTTCGGCAAATCCATCGCCGCCGGCTGCGAAGTGTTCGAGCGCACCACGCGCCGCTACGGCAAGCCCGAATGGGGTCTCGACGACACCGAGGTCAACGGCATCCGGACGCCGATCGAAATCCGGTCGATCTGGGAAAAGCCGTTCTGCCGGCTGTTGCACTTCGATCGCAAGCTGACCCGCCCCTTGCGCAGCTCCCAGCCGCGGGTGCTGATCGTGGCGCCGATGTCGGGCCACTACGCGACGCTGCTGCGCGGCACGGTCGAGGCATTCCTGCCGACCCACGAGGTCTACATCACCGACTGGGCCGATGCGCGGATGGTGCCGCTGACGGAGGGGCGTTTCGATCTCGACGACTACGTCGATTACGTGATCGAGATGCTGCATCTGCTCGGCGGCAACATGCACGTGATCGCGGTCTGCCAGCCCTCGGTGCCGGTGGTGGCGGCGGTCTCCGTCATGGAAGCCGAACGCGATCCGTTCGTTCCCTTGTCGATGACGCTGATGGGCGGCCCGATCGATACCCGCCGCAATCCGACCGCGGTCAACAATCTCGCCCAGGAGCGCGGCATCGGCTGGTTCCGCGCCCATGTCATCACCAAGGTGCCGTTTCCGCATCCGGGCGTGATGCGCGACGTCTATCCGGGCTTCCTGCAGCTCAACGGCTTCATCAGCATGAACTTCGACCGTCACATGGACGCCCACAAGAACCTGTTCAAGGATCTGGTGAAGGGCGATGGCGACATGGCCGACAAGCACCGCGATTTCTATGACGAATATCTCGCCGTCATGGATCTGACCGCGGAGTATTATCTGCAGACCGTCGACACCGTGTTCGTCAAGCATGCGCTGCCCAAGGGCGAAATGACCCATCGCGGCAAGCTGGTCGACCCGTCGAAGGTCACGCGGGTGGCGCTGATGACGGTCGAAGGCGAGAACGACGACATTTCCGGTCTCGGGCAAACCGAAGCGACGCATGCGCTGTGCAGTTCGATTCCCGACCACCGCCGGGTGCATTACGTGCAGAAGGGCGTCGGCCACTACGGCGTGTTCAACGGCTCCCGCTTCAAATCGGAAATCGTGCCACGGATTTCCGATTTCATGACCTCGGCGGCGAACGTGAAACCCAAATTGGCCTTCGCCGCCGAATGA
- a CDS encoding ActR/PrrA/RegA family redox response regulator transcription factor, which yields MNASAELTDQADRSLLIVEDDKPFLERLSRAMETRGFTVTSCDSVSDGLAQIGKSAPAFAVVDLRLGDGNGLDVVSALKRKRPDARAIVLTGYGNIATAVTAVKMGAVDYLSKPADADDVVAALLASGTEKSELPHNPMSADRVRWEHIQRIYEMCNRNVSETARRLNMHRRTLQRILAKRAPR from the coding sequence TTGAACGCCAGCGCCGAACTGACTGATCAAGCCGACCGCTCGCTCCTGATCGTGGAGGACGACAAGCCGTTTCTGGAGCGGCTGTCGCGCGCCATGGAAACCCGCGGCTTCACCGTGACATCCTGCGACAGCGTGTCCGACGGGTTGGCGCAAATCGGCAAGTCGGCCCCCGCCTTCGCGGTGGTGGATCTGCGGCTCGGCGACGGCAACGGGCTCGACGTGGTGTCCGCGCTGAAGCGCAAGCGCCCGGATGCCCGCGCGATCGTGCTGACCGGTTACGGCAATATCGCCACCGCGGTGACCGCGGTGAAGATGGGCGCGGTGGATTATCTCTCGAAGCCCGCCGACGCCGACGACGTGGTCGCGGCGCTATTGGCGAGCGGCACCGAAAAATCCGAACTGCCGCACAATCCGATGTCGGCGGATCGCGTGCGCTGGGAGCACATCCAGCGCATCTACGAGATGTGCAACCGCAACGTCTCCGAAACGGCGCGGCGGCTCAACATGCATCGCCGCACCCTGCAGCGGATTTTAGCGAAGCGCGCGCCGCGGTGA